In Opitutus sp. ER46, a single genomic region encodes these proteins:
- a CDS encoding aminotransferase class V-fold PLP-dependent enzyme encodes MTASRTYYFDSNATTSVAPEVLEAMLPYLTEKWGNPSSPYRLGKNLVAPLQAARESAAALIGADPTEIVFTSCGTESSNTAITSCLYTQPAKRHIVTTAVEHSATRNCCAALAERGYAVTFLPVNRDGSLDLARFEQALRPDTAVVSIMWANNETGVLFPIPQIAALCRQRGILIHTDAVQVPGKLKIDVNELGVDLLSLSAHKLHGPKGVGLLYVRKGTPFQPLIIGGHQEEGHRGGTENMPYLVGFGRAAELARAVTPEQRRTLAALRDSLEQQILTQIPHTTRNGAKEPRLPNTTSISFVGVEAEALLLLLDQLGICASSGSACTTGSVAPSHVLTAMGLSPAEARSTLRFSLDYENTAEDVAYLMSHLPRLVAELRAAASPRTAARVSPALARAS; translated from the coding sequence ATGACCGCTTCCCGGACCTATTACTTTGACAGCAATGCAACCACGAGCGTCGCCCCGGAGGTGTTGGAAGCGATGCTTCCCTACCTGACCGAGAAGTGGGGCAATCCCTCCAGCCCGTACCGGTTGGGCAAGAACCTCGTGGCCCCGCTCCAGGCCGCGCGTGAGTCCGCCGCCGCGCTCATCGGCGCCGATCCCACCGAGATCGTTTTCACGAGTTGCGGCACGGAAAGCAGCAACACCGCCATCACGAGCTGCCTCTACACGCAGCCGGCCAAGCGGCATATCGTCACCACCGCGGTCGAGCACTCCGCCACGCGCAACTGCTGCGCCGCGCTGGCCGAGCGGGGCTACGCGGTCACGTTTCTGCCGGTGAACCGCGACGGTTCGCTCGATCTCGCGCGCTTCGAGCAGGCCCTCCGGCCCGACACCGCCGTGGTCTCGATCATGTGGGCCAACAACGAGACCGGCGTCCTCTTTCCCATCCCGCAGATCGCGGCCCTCTGCCGTCAGCGCGGCATTCTGATCCACACCGACGCCGTCCAGGTGCCCGGCAAACTCAAGATCGACGTCAACGAACTGGGCGTCGACCTGCTGTCCCTCTCCGCCCACAAGCTCCATGGTCCCAAAGGCGTCGGCCTCCTCTACGTGCGCAAGGGCACCCCGTTCCAGCCGCTGATCATCGGCGGCCACCAGGAGGAGGGCCATCGCGGCGGCACCGAGAACATGCCTTATCTGGTTGGCTTCGGCCGCGCCGCCGAACTCGCCCGCGCCGTCACACCGGAGCAGCGGCGCACCCTTGCGGCGCTGCGCGACTCCCTCGAGCAACAGATCCTCACTCAGATTCCGCACACGACTCGGAACGGCGCCAAGGAACCTCGCCTGCCCAACACCACGAGCATCTCCTTCGTCGGCGTAGAGGCCGAGGCGCTCCTCCTGTTGCTCGACCAGCTCGGCATCTGCGCGTCGAGCGGCTCGGCCTGCACCACCGGCTCCGTCGCGCCCTCCCACGTGCTGACCGCCATGGGGCTCAGCCCCGCGGAGGCGCGCAGCACGCTCCGCTTCAGCCTCGACTACGAGAACACCGCCGAGGA
- a CDS encoding TonB-dependent receptor, producing MKPFPTSLILLSFLVPAALAQSSRPSDGPPPAILAPMTVTGTRESAPLTETPAAIGIISAASIRETAPMHPAQLLSQIPGVAVAVTNGEGHTTAIRQPFTTSPVYLFLEDGIPIRATGFFNHNALYEVNVPMAGRVEVIRGPGTALHGSDAIGGVVNILTRAPTATPLATLTAEGGSFGTWRFLGAAGGAASDHGAYGVNLNLTHTDGWRNHTGYDRQSANVRVDQSLGRGVTIKSVLAVSKIDQQTGANSPLTYADYLDHPTRNLLPIAFRQVSAVRASVEYEQVFDSAAISLIPYFRDNAMDLNGSYNLNSDPRIEQTHNVSYGLMAKGRQNLPFWRARLIGGVDFDSSAGSRQEDNLLVTRSGTGANTLFSDYARGTRIYDYRVTFQSLSPYVHVEFSPLARLRVTAGLRHDTLRFALRNHLAPGTVSAVVLGATRYYGQIARDDARFAHTSPKLGATYALNAHTHLYASYHFGFRAPSESQLYRAGNDAGAANAVAKAQLARALKPIQARQFELGVRGDHGGWTYDLVAYDLTKQDDLVSQRNLATNVATSVNAGETEHRGVEAAIGADLGYKLRLGTALSYSRQRYVRWVTSTANFNGKDIEAAPKVMANTRLTWRPTKAAMLQLEWIRIGAYWLEPGNSPAFGRYPGHDLINLRGSYRLSPHLSVSARVMNLADKRYAESASIASNTPVFSPGLPRAGYVAIEYNW from the coding sequence ATGAAACCCTTTCCCACCTCCCTGATTCTCCTCTCCTTCCTCGTGCCCGCCGCGCTGGCGCAGTCCTCCCGCCCATCAGACGGGCCGCCGCCCGCCATCCTGGCGCCGATGACCGTCACCGGCACCCGCGAAAGCGCCCCGCTCACCGAGACGCCTGCGGCCATCGGCATCATCTCCGCCGCCTCAATCCGCGAAACTGCCCCCATGCATCCGGCCCAGCTGCTCAGCCAAATCCCGGGAGTGGCGGTCGCCGTCACCAACGGCGAGGGCCATACGACCGCCATCCGCCAGCCATTCACCACCAGCCCGGTGTATTTATTCCTCGAGGACGGCATCCCGATTCGCGCCACCGGCTTCTTCAATCACAACGCGCTCTACGAGGTGAACGTGCCCATGGCCGGCCGCGTCGAGGTGATCCGCGGCCCCGGCACCGCGCTGCACGGCTCGGATGCGATCGGCGGCGTCGTGAACATTCTCACCCGCGCCCCCACTGCGACGCCGCTCGCCACCCTGACCGCCGAAGGTGGCTCGTTCGGCACCTGGCGTTTCCTGGGCGCCGCCGGCGGCGCGGCCAGCGACCACGGCGCCTACGGGGTCAATCTGAACCTCACGCACACCGACGGCTGGCGCAACCACACCGGCTATGATCGGCAGAGCGCCAACGTCCGCGTCGACCAGTCTCTCGGCCGCGGCGTGACAATTAAGTCCGTCCTCGCCGTCTCGAAGATCGACCAGCAGACGGGCGCCAACTCGCCCCTCACCTACGCTGACTACCTCGACCATCCCACCCGGAATCTGCTGCCGATCGCGTTTCGCCAGGTAAGCGCCGTCCGCGCGTCCGTCGAGTACGAGCAGGTGTTCGACTCGGCCGCGATTTCGCTGATCCCCTACTTCCGCGACAACGCGATGGACCTGAATGGATCCTACAATCTGAACTCGGACCCGCGGATCGAGCAGACGCACAACGTCTCGTACGGCCTGATGGCCAAGGGGCGACAGAACCTTCCGTTCTGGCGCGCCCGCCTCATCGGCGGGGTCGACTTCGACTCCAGCGCCGGGTCCCGGCAGGAGGACAACCTGCTCGTCACCCGTTCCGGCACCGGCGCCAACACCCTTTTCAGCGATTACGCCCGCGGCACCCGGATCTACGACTACCGGGTCACCTTTCAGAGCCTCTCTCCCTACGTCCACGTCGAGTTCTCGCCCCTCGCCCGGCTGCGGGTGACCGCCGGTCTGCGTCACGACACCCTCAGGTTCGCCCTGCGCAATCATCTCGCGCCCGGCACGGTGTCGGCCGTGGTGCTCGGGGCCACGCGGTACTACGGCCAGATCGCGCGGGACGACGCGCGCTTCGCCCACACCAGCCCCAAACTCGGCGCCACCTATGCCCTCAACGCCCACACGCACCTCTATGCGTCCTACCACTTCGGGTTTCGCGCCCCTTCGGAGAGCCAGCTGTATCGCGCCGGCAATGACGCCGGGGCCGCGAACGCCGTCGCCAAGGCCCAGCTCGCCCGCGCACTCAAGCCAATCCAGGCCCGTCAGTTCGAACTCGGCGTCCGCGGCGATCACGGCGGATGGACCTACGATTTGGTCGCGTACGACCTGACCAAACAGGACGACCTCGTGAGCCAGCGCAACCTGGCCACGAACGTCGCGACCAGCGTGAACGCCGGCGAGACCGAGCACCGCGGAGTCGAGGCGGCGATCGGCGCCGACCTGGGGTACAAGCTCCGACTCGGCACCGCCCTCTCGTATTCTCGCCAGCGCTACGTACGGTGGGTTACAAGCACCGCCAACTTCAATGGCAAGGACATCGAGGCCGCGCCCAAGGTCATGGCGAACACCCGCCTCACCTGGCGCCCCACCAAGGCGGCCATGCTCCAGCTGGAGTGGATTCGCATTGGCGCCTACTGGCTCGAGCCCGGAAACTCACCGGCGTTTGGCCGTTATCCCGGGCACGACCTCATCAATCTCCGCGGCAGTTACCGGCTGAGTCCGCATCTCTCCGTGTCGGCCCGCGTGATGAACCTCGCCGACAAACGCTATGCCGAAAGTGCGTCCATAGCTTCAAATACGCCGGTCTTCAGTCCCGGCCTGCCTCGCGCCGGCTACGTCGCGATCGAGTACAACTGGTAA
- a CDS encoding dihydrofolate reductase family protein, producing the protein MRKLIVSEFITLDGVIQAPGGADEDRDGGFTHGGWTLPYWHDDIGKAFVGLMQDVDAFLLGRRTYVTHAQAFEPLPKGDFFGDLMNGPAKYVVSTTLEKPIWRNTTVIRGNIIESVRALKAQSGGSIITDGSSQLVHTLLAHDLVDELHLLLYPLALGGGKRLFPDGKTTRFSLRQATPYPSGVVGLDYVRAA; encoded by the coding sequence ATGCGCAAATTGATCGTTTCTGAATTCATCACCCTGGATGGCGTCATCCAGGCCCCCGGCGGCGCCGACGAAGACCGCGACGGCGGATTTACCCACGGCGGGTGGACCCTGCCGTACTGGCACGACGACATCGGCAAAGCCTTCGTCGGGCTGATGCAGGACGTGGACGCGTTCCTCCTGGGCCGGCGGACGTACGTCACCCACGCGCAGGCGTTCGAGCCGCTGCCGAAGGGCGACTTCTTTGGGGACCTGATGAACGGGCCGGCGAAATACGTGGTTTCGACCACGCTGGAGAAGCCGATCTGGCGGAACACGACGGTGATCCGCGGGAACATCATTGAGTCGGTGCGCGCGCTGAAGGCGCAGTCCGGTGGGAGCATCATCACGGACGGCAGCAGCCAGTTGGTGCACACCCTCCTGGCGCACGACCTCGTCGACGAACTGCACCTGCTGTTGTACCCGCTCGCGCTGGGTGGCGGGAAACGGCTGTTCCCGGATGGGAAGACGACGAGGTTCTCGCTGCGCCAGGCGACGCCGTACCCCAGCGGGGTAGTGGGCCTGGACTACGTCAGGGCCGCATAG
- a CDS encoding sialidase family protein, which produces MPRFVLLFLSIFAPAGMSAAADAAHRHVMAPDQAELGAQAAFDASGVLWAVHRVSGHIAVSRSADEGQSWSNAVLVTRTPEAIDAGGDARPKIALGPKGEIYVSWTRPLAEPYTGEIRFSRSLDAGRTFSPPIVVHHDRQVITHRFDTIAVNQDGEVFAAWIDKRDLVASTPSAYRGAALYYAVSSDQGASFRGDFKVADHCCECCRLALVSHRDGTVTAFWRHIFDPNIRDHAIANLRPDGHAEAVQRATFEDWRIDACPHHGPAMAIDGDGALHGVWFSGAARNHGVFYGRLSASRGDAAQRIGADSAGHAAIGATGRRIAIAWKEYRDGRTALRGLISEDAGHTWRPSELSSAAGLSDHPSLLTHNGRFFAFWNSGEHPLAVIPFP; this is translated from the coding sequence ATGCCCCGATTCGTTTTGCTCTTCCTCTCTATCTTCGCGCCCGCCGGCATGTCCGCCGCCGCCGACGCAGCCCACCGCCACGTCATGGCGCCCGATCAGGCCGAACTCGGCGCGCAGGCCGCCTTCGATGCCAGCGGCGTCCTCTGGGCGGTGCACCGCGTCAGTGGTCACATCGCGGTCAGCCGTTCGGCGGACGAAGGCCAGTCCTGGTCCAACGCGGTCCTGGTCACGCGGACGCCCGAGGCGATCGACGCCGGAGGCGACGCGCGGCCCAAGATCGCGCTCGGCCCCAAGGGCGAGATCTACGTCAGCTGGACCCGCCCGCTCGCCGAACCGTACACCGGCGAGATCCGGTTTTCGCGCTCACTGGATGCGGGCCGAACCTTCTCCCCGCCCATCGTGGTGCATCACGACCGACAGGTGATCACGCATCGCTTCGACACGATTGCGGTCAACCAGGACGGCGAGGTGTTCGCGGCCTGGATCGACAAGCGCGACCTCGTCGCCTCGACGCCATCCGCCTATCGCGGTGCCGCCCTCTACTACGCCGTCTCCTCCGACCAGGGCGCGTCGTTTCGCGGCGACTTTAAAGTTGCCGACCATTGCTGCGAATGCTGCCGCCTCGCGCTCGTCTCGCACCGCGACGGCACCGTGACCGCGTTTTGGCGGCACATTTTCGATCCGAACATTCGGGATCACGCGATCGCGAATCTGCGCCCGGATGGTCACGCGGAGGCTGTGCAGCGCGCGACCTTTGAGGACTGGCGGATCGACGCGTGCCCACACCACGGGCCGGCGATGGCGATCGATGGCGACGGCGCGCTTCACGGCGTGTGGTTCAGCGGCGCTGCCCGCAACCACGGAGTGTTCTATGGCCGGCTCTCCGCCTCGCGCGGCGACGCTGCCCAGCGGATCGGCGCCGACAGCGCCGGCCACGCCGCCATCGGCGCAACGGGCCGGAGGATCGCGATCGCCTGGAAAGAGTACCGCGATGGCCGCACCGCCCTGCGCGGCCTGATCTCCGAGGACGCGGGCCACACCTGGCGCCCGAGTGAGCTTTCCTCTGCCGCTGGGTTGTCGGATCACCCGAGCCTGCTGACGCACAACGGACGCTTCTTTGCCTTCTGGAACTCTGGCGAGCATCCCTTGGCGGTCATTCCGTTTCCGTGA